The following are from one region of the Desulforegula conservatrix Mb1Pa genome:
- a CDS encoding transposase, whose amino-acid sequence MAKNMIQFQKGKSIHEFLSEYGTEDKCQDSLFRLRWPHGFSCPNCGGSKFCELKSRDLYQCHKCHHQASVKA is encoded by the coding sequence ATGGCAAAAAATATGATCCAATTTCAAAAAGGAAAGAGTATTCACGAATTCCTGTCCGAATATGGGACCGAAGATAAGTGCCAAGACTCATTATTCAGACTTAGATGGCCGCATGGTTTTAGTTGTCCGAATTGCGGCGGTTCGAAATTTTGCGAGCTCAAATCAAGAGATCTGTACCAATGCCACAAGTGTCACCATCAGGCGTCGGTAAAGGCC
- a CDS encoding SPFH domain-containing protein, with the protein MGSAFVVPLFIAVFVIILIVKGFKIVKQAETIIIERLGRYNRSLVSGINIIWPFIDQPRPINWRYTTVAANGQKIVISKMTNTIDLRETIYDFPRQNVITKDNVTIEIDAMIYFQVTDPAKSVYEVANLPDAIEKLTQTTLRNVIGELDFDECLVSRDTINGKLREILDSASDKWGVKVNRVELQDITPPRDIKEAMEKQMRAERDRRASILQAEGDKRSAILQAEGQRESEVNKAEGEKQAAILRAEGDAIARLKIAEAESQAIATIREILKDKEALAVNYLLAVRYIEALKIIAGGQDNKMIYMPYEASNLLGSLGGIKELFGVKIPGQQ; encoded by the coding sequence ATGGGATCTGCATTTGTAGTGCCACTTTTCATTGCTGTATTTGTTATAATCCTAATTGTCAAAGGCTTCAAAATCGTCAAACAGGCTGAAACCATTATAATTGAAAGACTGGGACGCTATAACAGGTCCCTTGTGAGCGGCATCAACATTATCTGGCCGTTTATTGATCAGCCGAGACCGATCAACTGGAGATACACGACAGTTGCTGCCAATGGTCAAAAAATAGTTATCAGCAAAATGACCAACACAATAGATCTCAGAGAAACAATTTATGATTTTCCGCGCCAGAACGTAATCACCAAGGATAATGTGACCATAGAGATAGACGCCATGATCTATTTCCAGGTAACAGATCCGGCAAAGTCTGTTTATGAAGTTGCGAACCTGCCTGATGCCATTGAAAAACTCACCCAGACAACCCTTAGAAACGTGATCGGCGAACTTGATTTTGACGAATGCCTTGTATCGAGGGACACCATAAACGGAAAGCTCAGGGAAATACTTGATAGCGCCAGTGATAAATGGGGCGTGAAGGTCAACAGAGTCGAGCTCCAGGACATCACCCCTCCGAGGGATATTAAAGAAGCAATGGAAAAGCAGATGAGGGCGGAACGAGACAGAAGAGCCTCTATTCTCCAGGCAGAGGGTGATAAGAGATCCGCAATTCTTCAGGCTGAAGGTCAGAGGGAGTCGGAAGTAAACAAGGCTGAAGGTGAAAAACAGGCTGCCATACTTCGTGCCGAAGGTGACGCAATAGCAAGATTGAAGATCGCCGAAGCCGAATCCCAGGCAATAGCTACAATCAGAGAGATTCTCAAAGACAAAGAGGCGCTTGCAGTCAACTACCTGTTAGCAGTCAGATATATTGAAGCATTGAAAATTATTGCAGGAGGCCAGGACAACAAGATGATCTACATGCCTTATGAAGCAAGCAATCTTCTTGGATCGCTTGGCGGAATCAAGGAACTGTTCGGGGTAAAGATTCCTGGCCAGCAGTAA
- a CDS encoding NfeD family protein translates to MEYWKYWTIAGIILFAIEIYTPGFVLASFGIACMFSGLAAVFGFSVGIQLIVFAVGSIFVFVTIRPFVQKFLYSGEKLATGTCALIGKTGKVEERICNTDNAGRVMVGGESWKACSENDDTIEANEIVEIKGISGVTLKVVRK, encoded by the coding sequence ATGGAATACTGGAAATACTGGACCATTGCAGGGATAATTCTTTTTGCAATAGAGATTTACACGCCGGGATTTGTGCTTGCAAGTTTCGGTATAGCATGCATGTTCTCTGGGCTTGCGGCTGTATTCGGATTTTCTGTAGGTATTCAGCTTATTGTTTTTGCTGTGGGATCAATTTTTGTTTTTGTGACCATAAGACCCTTTGTCCAGAAATTCTTGTATTCAGGCGAAAAGCTGGCCACAGGGACATGTGCCCTGATCGGCAAAACCGGAAAGGTTGAGGAAAGAATCTGCAATACTGACAACGCAGGACGGGTAATGGTCGGAGGAGAAAGCTGGAAGGCATGCTCAGAAAATGATGACACTATAGAAGCAAACGAGATTGTCGAAATAAAAGGCATTTCAGGGGTTACACTTAAAGTTGTAAGAAAATGA
- a CDS encoding DUF1186 domain-containing protein yields MSGLSVSDIISELTWYDGLYKKAAVDAAIEQKDEVVPELIQRLIRILDDPYRYLKKKGYFLHVYASIILGHLKVKDAHEIIIALCSLPGELSAALYGDILNTDLPMVFLRTSGGDPKRIMELVRDKEADLYCRDAALKALMNGVIKNIFERAMVLEFIGSLFTGEECEEDSDFWSIVALHANDLYPEEIIDTIKQAYEKKLISPNFIDYEEFEHVLSNDREEWLKTLLEDPDENSFEDIHSVMEWWDCFNLDSIMARQQQKKQVSPEDRKTKKKKKKMAANSQRKNRKKK; encoded by the coding sequence ATGAGTGGACTTTCTGTTTCAGATATTATTTCGGAGCTTACCTGGTACGACGGCCTTTACAAGAAAGCAGCCGTGGACGCGGCCATCGAACAAAAAGATGAGGTTGTTCCTGAACTGATCCAGAGGCTGATCCGGATTCTTGATGACCCATACCGTTATCTGAAGAAAAAAGGTTATTTTCTCCACGTTTATGCCTCCATAATCCTTGGTCACCTGAAAGTCAAAGACGCACATGAAATAATCATTGCCCTATGCAGTCTGCCAGGCGAGCTGTCTGCGGCTCTCTACGGCGATATCCTGAATACGGATCTTCCCATGGTCTTTCTTAGAACCAGCGGCGGCGATCCCAAAAGAATAATGGAACTTGTAAGGGACAAGGAGGCGGATCTCTATTGCCGCGATGCCGCACTCAAGGCCCTTATGAATGGAGTCATAAAAAATATTTTTGAAAGAGCAATGGTTCTGGAATTTATTGGGAGTCTTTTCACAGGTGAAGAATGCGAAGAAGATTCCGATTTCTGGTCGATAGTTGCTCTCCACGCAAACGATCTTTACCCTGAGGAAATCATAGACACGATTAAGCAGGCCTATGAGAAAAAGCTGATTTCCCCTAATTTTATAGACTATGAAGAATTTGAGCATGTTCTTTCGAATGACAGGGAGGAATGGCTTAAAACCCTGCTTGAGGATCCCGATGAAAATTCTTTTGAGGACATTCACTCCGTAATGGAATGGTGGGATTGCTTTAATCTTGATTCAATAATGGCAAGGCAGCAGCAGAAAAAACAGGTTTCTCCTGAAGACCGCAAGACAAAAAAGAAAAAGAAAAAAATGGCCGCAAATTCCCAGAGAAAAAACAGAAAGAAAAAGTGA
- the motA gene encoding flagellar motor stator protein MotA — translation MFIIIGGVIVLGCVVGGYLLSKGNIHILWQPNEFIIIGGAALGSFIIASPLRVLKQVAGCVGMVLKGKVHGKDFYLQLLTLLYDIFAKMRKEGLLSIEKDLEAPESSQIFQKYPDVIHNHHLTDFIADNLKIIVSIPVQPHEIDNLMELDIDSTHGDEHVVAHSINTVAESFPGLGIVAAVLGIVVTMGSINEPPEVLGHHIGAALIGTFVGILVCYGFLGPFATNLAHLFRLEGIAFNSVRAALVAYMQTTSPQMAVEFGRRAIPAVDRPSFSELEKAVKKK, via the coding sequence ATGTTTATAATCATCGGTGGCGTGATAGTCTTGGGCTGCGTAGTCGGCGGATATCTGCTGTCCAAGGGTAATATTCATATTCTATGGCAGCCAAACGAATTCATCATTATCGGTGGCGCTGCTTTAGGCTCGTTTATCATCGCTTCGCCTCTTAGAGTACTGAAACAGGTTGCTGGATGTGTGGGAATGGTTCTGAAGGGAAAGGTCCATGGTAAGGATTTTTACCTCCAGCTTCTTACCCTGCTTTATGATATTTTCGCAAAAATGAGAAAAGAGGGTCTTCTTTCCATAGAAAAGGATCTTGAAGCGCCGGAAAGCAGCCAGATTTTTCAAAAATACCCGGATGTCATTCATAATCATCACCTCACGGACTTTATCGCAGACAACCTTAAAATCATTGTTTCAATTCCTGTCCAGCCCCATGAAATTGACAATCTAATGGAGCTTGACATTGATTCGACACATGGTGATGAGCATGTCGTCGCACACAGTATAAATACTGTTGCGGAATCATTTCCAGGTCTCGGTATTGTTGCCGCTGTTCTTGGTATTGTTGTAACAATGGGAAGTATCAACGAACCTCCCGAAGTTCTTGGTCATCATATCGGCGCGGCACTGATCGGAACATTCGTAGGTATTCTTGTGTGTTACGGATTCCTGGGCCCATTTGCCACAAACCTTGCGCATCTGTTCAGACTTGAGGGCATTGCTTTCAACTCGGTAAGGGCGGCCCTTGTGGCCTATATGCAGACAACTTCTCCGCAGATGGCCGTGGAATTTGGCAGAAGGGCTATTCCGGCTGTTGACAGGCCATCATTCTCAGAGCTTGAAAAGGCTGTTAAGAAAAAATAA
- a CDS encoding flagellar motor protein MotB, with amino-acid sequence MAKADGDKGGKKESNIIIKKVKKISGGAHGGAWKVAYADFVTAMMAFFLLMWLIAAMKPQTKAAVAAYFKSDSKLAKGGPATPEVDVPPTSPEDKPDVGEGLAEAMELQQDIEEIIESKLSDLKDQIIVELANGNVRIEIVDKERNPLFQVGSSALNDNAKKIIKELTKAVVDVPNKLIIEGHTDSLNFAGSKYTNWELSTERASAARQVLESSGMNQDRIVMVAGYAANIPLIKNDPANPENRRISIVILSKNTKSYTNLYK; translated from the coding sequence ATGGCCAAGGCCGATGGTGATAAGGGTGGCAAAAAAGAAAGCAATATCATAATAAAAAAGGTGAAGAAGATTTCAGGCGGAGCCCACGGCGGGGCCTGGAAAGTTGCCTATGCCGACTTTGTTACGGCAATGATGGCGTTTTTTCTTTTAATGTGGCTGATAGCTGCAATGAAGCCCCAGACAAAGGCTGCGGTCGCAGCTTATTTCAAGTCAGACAGCAAGCTGGCAAAAGGAGGCCCGGCAACGCCGGAAGTCGATGTTCCTCCAACATCTCCCGAAGACAAGCCTGATGTTGGAGAAGGTTTGGCAGAAGCCATGGAACTTCAGCAGGATATTGAAGAGATAATAGAATCAAAACTCTCGGATCTTAAGGATCAGATCATAGTAGAGCTTGCAAATGGAAATGTTAGGATTGAAATAGTTGATAAGGAAAGAAATCCTCTTTTCCAGGTAGGCAGTTCCGCCCTTAATGACAATGCCAAAAAGATAATAAAAGAACTCACCAAGGCTGTGGTTGATGTCCCAAACAAGCTTATAATTGAAGGTCACACAGACTCGTTGAATTTTGCGGGTTCCAAATATACGAACTGGGAGCTTTCGACTGAAAGAGCTTCTGCTGCACGTCAGGTGCTGGAAAGCAGCGGAATGAATCAGGATCGCATTGTAATGGTTGCCGGATATGCGGCAAACATTCCATTGATAAAAAATGATCCGGCCAATCCTGAAAACAGAAGAATCAGCATTGTTATTCTGTCCAAAAATACAAAAAGCTACACAAATCTCTATAAATAG
- a CDS encoding UvrD-helicase domain-containing protein — MRFIADLHIHSRFSMATASNLNLENLYISARKKGITVVGTGDFTHPEWYAEMKERLIPAEDGLYRLKPDLEDACDRLVPESCRGPVRFMLQAEISSIYKKDGKVRKNHNLLYFPTLESVSRFNSRLSAIGNIKSDGRPILGLDSRDLLEILFETDDKGFMIPAHIWTPWFSLLGSKSGFDSIEECFGDLSKYIFAAETGLSSDPAMNHRVSFLDKISLVSNSDAHSPGKLGREANLFDTDLSYTSIRSALETGDPSAFLGTLEFFPEEGKYHMDGHRKCGIRFSPEESLKTGGICPECGGKMTLGVLYRVEELADRNDGVLPEKAKPYHSIIPLTDIIAEIFRVGPLSKKVNESYARIIDVLGPELDILYSMDIEKIRKADIPLLGLAIEKMRSHDIVLLPGYDGEFGTVKIFTDDERRTASGQKFFFDIKDSEKKSLRNHKPEVLKQNAAEKTLFGKIEADNKLKKNGAESPTLNDEQARAVTMKPCHMIITAGPGTGKTRTITHRISHLISDQGVNASEIVAITFTNRAADEMRQRLKSLLPGKEIPFTGTFHGLCFSILREAFPEKKFCIIDQDQRAVLIRSAMDKYMDQISEKIKKPDFNKVSEYITMMKHPVSEKEESGSGDKLILSAVLGPVFLIYQDLLESKDLLDFDDLVFKSIKLFEENPLILEKWHEKLRFVFIDEYQDLNNIQYHFIRLLCGSSCHVCAIGDPDQSIYGFRGGSSEYFGKFAGDFSGAEELRLVKNYRSSKTILDASFQMIRKGGNDSGQRVFSDIEAKKSISIFKGNDEYREASTIVAEIEKLVGGTSSLSIHSGRAGDDCSSAHAFSDFAILYRTRVQAEAIMAELERSGIPFQPVNKDNFLLQPLISESLKCLSAALGLNVSRPEYLSLMSESALKKISEQALSGKIVAALNSARAHLIENEHLGIASDSSGWDRLLEIAGAYPSDPFLFLSDIALMSDQDVYSKKSQKVSLMTLHASKGLEFPVVFIAGCEKDLLPYNRPGAEVCVDEERRLFFVGMTRAKESLYLSWAANRRVFGRKTERFRSPFLDDIEERLLEFSRTARKAGRKESAGKQLELF, encoded by the coding sequence ATGAGATTCATCGCTGATCTTCATATCCATTCAAGATTTTCCATGGCCACGGCATCAAATCTGAACCTCGAAAATCTTTATATCTCTGCCAGAAAAAAAGGCATTACTGTTGTCGGTACCGGTGATTTCACCCACCCTGAATGGTATGCGGAAATGAAAGAAAGGCTGATACCTGCGGAAGACGGCCTTTACAGATTAAAGCCTGATCTTGAGGATGCCTGCGACAGGCTCGTTCCTGAATCGTGCAGGGGCCCTGTGAGATTCATGCTTCAGGCAGAAATCAGCAGCATCTATAAAAAAGACGGCAAAGTAAGAAAGAACCACAATCTCCTTTATTTTCCCACACTGGAATCAGTGTCCAGATTCAATTCCAGACTTTCAGCCATAGGAAATATCAAATCTGACGGCAGGCCTATTCTTGGACTGGACAGCCGCGATCTGCTGGAAATACTTTTTGAAACAGATGACAAGGGATTCATGATCCCGGCCCATATATGGACTCCATGGTTTTCGCTTCTTGGTTCTAAGTCCGGATTTGATTCCATTGAAGAATGTTTCGGAGACCTGTCAAAATATATTTTTGCTGCAGAAACAGGACTATCTTCTGACCCTGCTATGAACCACCGGGTTTCCTTTCTTGACAAAATATCCCTTGTTTCAAATTCAGACGCTCATTCACCCGGGAAATTAGGACGTGAAGCCAATCTCTTTGACACCGACCTTTCATATACATCCATAAGATCTGCCCTTGAAACCGGAGATCCATCCGCATTTCTCGGAACCCTTGAATTTTTCCCTGAAGAAGGGAAATATCACATGGATGGTCACAGAAAATGCGGAATAAGATTTTCACCTGAGGAATCCCTGAAAACAGGCGGTATCTGTCCTGAATGCGGGGGCAAAATGACCCTTGGCGTGCTTTACAGGGTTGAGGAACTGGCTGACAGGAATGACGGAGTTCTGCCTGAAAAAGCAAAGCCCTATCACAGCATAATCCCTTTAACTGACATAATAGCAGAAATTTTTCGGGTCGGGCCATTATCCAAAAAAGTAAATGAATCATATGCTAGAATAATAGACGTCCTTGGCCCTGAACTTGATATCCTTTACAGCATGGATATTGAAAAAATCAGAAAGGCCGACATACCTCTCTTAGGGCTTGCCATAGAAAAAATGCGCAGCCATGATATTGTTCTTTTGCCAGGATATGACGGCGAATTCGGAACCGTAAAGATTTTTACGGATGATGAAAGAAGGACGGCCTCCGGGCAGAAATTTTTTTTTGATATAAAGGATTCAGAAAAGAAAAGTCTCCGAAACCATAAACCAGAAGTGCTGAAACAAAACGCTGCGGAAAAAACTTTATTTGGAAAAATAGAAGCAGATAACAAACTGAAAAAAAACGGCGCTGAAAGCCCGACTCTCAATGACGAGCAGGCAAGGGCCGTAACCATGAAGCCATGCCACATGATTATCACGGCAGGCCCAGGAACCGGAAAGACAAGAACCATAACCCACAGGATATCCCATCTTATTTCCGATCAAGGTGTGAATGCTTCGGAAATAGTCGCCATCACCTTCACAAACAGGGCTGCTGACGAAATGAGGCAGAGACTGAAATCCCTTCTTCCCGGGAAAGAGATCCCTTTCACAGGAACATTTCATGGCCTTTGCTTTAGTATTCTAAGGGAAGCTTTCCCTGAAAAGAAGTTCTGCATAATCGATCAGGATCAAAGAGCTGTCCTTATCAGATCTGCCATGGACAAATACATGGATCAGATCAGTGAAAAAATAAAAAAGCCGGATTTCAATAAAGTTTCAGAATACATCACCATGATGAAACATCCTGTTTCGGAAAAAGAAGAATCAGGATCAGGAGATAAACTGATTCTTTCGGCAGTTCTTGGGCCTGTTTTCTTAATTTATCAGGATCTTCTGGAATCAAAGGATCTTCTTGATTTTGATGACCTGGTGTTCAAGTCCATAAAACTTTTTGAAGAGAATCCGTTAATACTTGAAAAATGGCATGAGAAGCTCAGGTTTGTGTTCATAGATGAATATCAGGATTTAAATAATATCCAGTATCATTTCATCAGGCTTTTATGCGGAAGCTCTTGCCATGTCTGCGCCATAGGCGATCCTGACCAGTCTATTTACGGATTCAGGGGCGGGAGTTCCGAATATTTCGGAAAATTTGCAGGTGATTTTTCCGGGGCAGAAGAACTCAGGCTCGTAAAGAATTACAGATCATCAAAAACCATTCTTGATGCTTCTTTTCAGATGATTCGTAAAGGAGGCAATGATTCAGGGCAAAGGGTTTTTTCAGATATAGAAGCTAAAAAAAGCATAAGCATTTTCAAGGGAAATGATGAATACAGAGAAGCTTCTACCATAGTTGCGGAGATAGAAAAACTTGTTGGAGGCACCTCCAGTTTGTCCATCCATTCAGGCAGGGCAGGTGATGACTGTTCATCTGCCCACGCCTTTTCTGATTTTGCCATTCTTTATAGGACGAGAGTCCAGGCAGAAGCCATAATGGCCGAGCTTGAACGATCTGGTATTCCTTTTCAGCCTGTCAATAAGGATAATTTCCTGCTCCAGCCCTTAATAAGCGAGTCTCTGAAATGCCTTAGCGCTGCCCTGGGTCTGAATGTTTCAAGGCCTGAATATCTGTCTCTGATGTCTGAATCGGCCCTGAAAAAAATATCAGAGCAAGCGCTTTCAGGAAAAATTGTTGCTGCCCTGAATTCAGCCCGGGCTCATCTCATTGAAAATGAGCATTTAGGGATAGCCTCCGATTCTTCGGGCTGGGACAGACTCCTGGAAATAGCAGGGGCTTATCCTTCAGATCCCTTTCTTTTTCTTTCAGACATTGCCCTAATGTCAGATCAGGATGTATACAGCAAGAAGAGTCAGAAGGTTTCCCTGATGACCCTTCATGCATCCAAGGGGCTTGAGTTTCCAGTGGTATTCATAGCTGGCTGTGAAAAAGATCTCCTGCCATATAACAGGCCGGGTGCAGAAGTCTGCGTTGATGAAGAACGGCGTCTTTTTTTTGTGGGGATGACAAGGGCAAAGGAGAGTCTTTACCTGTCCTGGGCTGCTAACAGGCGCGTATTCGGCAGAAAAACTGAAAGGTTCAGATCCCCGTTCCTTGATGATATAGAAGAAAGGCTTCTTGAGTTTTCAAGAACTGCAAGAAAAGCTGGCCGCAAAGAATCTGCCGGAAAACAGCTGGAGCTTTTTTAA
- a CDS encoding GyrI-like domain-containing protein yields MKRLVVSLVSVLFAVAAICLAFLSWAGLFSEIEISEEKAGPYFLAYDSSIGPYKKSADVMDRIYNTLLGEKGVSATKGFGLYYDKPGTVPDDKLRSIAGCIVEKEYQNKLQATSPKFRTASIDESNAIVARFPYRGQVSVLIGVFRVYPELGRYISEKGLSAGPVMEIYDIKNGIISYVVPGMDRSVLEGLLPAK; encoded by the coding sequence ATGAAGAGATTGGTTGTTTCACTTGTTTCCGTGCTGTTCGCAGTCGCGGCCATATGTCTGGCCTTTCTTAGCTGGGCAGGTCTTTTTTCGGAAATTGAAATATCAGAGGAAAAAGCCGGGCCTTATTTTCTGGCATATGATTCAAGTATCGGTCCATACAAAAAATCTGCCGATGTCATGGACAGAATATACAATACACTGCTTGGCGAAAAAGGCGTATCAGCGACAAAAGGATTCGGGCTTTATTATGACAAGCCGGGCACAGTTCCCGATGATAAGCTCAGAAGCATCGCCGGTTGCATTGTTGAAAAAGAGTATCAGAACAAGCTTCAGGCTACCTCTCCAAAATTCAGGACAGCTTCTATTGATGAGTCAAATGCCATTGTCGCCAGATTCCCTTATAGAGGGCAGGTTTCTGTGCTTATCGGTGTTTTCAGGGTATATCCTGAACTTGGCAGATACATATCCGAAAAAGGATTAAGTGCCGGGCCGGTCATGGAAATATACGATATCAAAAACGGAATTATTTCTTATGTTGTTCCAGGTATGGACAGGTCTGTATTGGAGGGCTTGCTGCCAGCCAAGTAA
- a CDS encoding 2-hydroxymuconate tautomerase, producing MPVVKIELAKGRTIAQKREMVKLITDAVVKTAGVKSENVWIIINEFEPDNFSSGGNLQIDKYDASMLPSESD from the coding sequence ATGCCTGTAGTAAAAATCGAACTTGCCAAAGGCCGTACCATCGCCCAGAAACGGGAGATGGTCAAACTGATCACAGATGCTGTGGTAAAAACTGCCGGAGTAAAATCCGAGAATGTATGGATAATAATAAACGAATTCGAACCTGATAATTTTTCATCCGGCGGTAACCTTCAGATTGATAAATATGATGCATCCATGCTGCCGTCTGAAAGTGACTGA
- a CDS encoding YkgJ family cysteine cluster protein, which translates to MNDENIKILFEAGFGIATSNIEAGTRAAVLRIAPEGTGFAEELTSGIESDSFFSEIACGPNCPYCCSMQIRVTPPEALLVGDHVISTYSEDQRRELLRKIAHNLALTDGKDLDEKVENWHQTPCIFLEAGSCSLYPVRPFICRSWHSLDKGACLKAYDLKKKNAEIESYPHRNLVFGTIRKGMIKGCASKGLQSGIMVITKAVKAILEYEGDMVADWLEGKYVFQDSFFLKE; encoded by the coding sequence ATGAACGACGAAAACATAAAGATTCTTTTTGAAGCAGGTTTTGGCATCGCCACATCTAATATTGAAGCAGGAACCAGGGCAGCTGTTCTCAGGATTGCGCCCGAAGGCACTGGTTTTGCCGAGGAGCTGACATCAGGAATCGAATCTGACAGCTTTTTTTCGGAAATAGCCTGCGGCCCTAATTGTCCTTACTGCTGTTCTATGCAGATCAGAGTCACTCCTCCGGAGGCGCTTCTTGTTGGAGATCATGTCATCTCGACTTATTCAGAAGATCAGAGACGAGAACTGCTTAGGAAAATAGCGCATAACCTTGCGCTGACTGATGGCAAAGATCTGGATGAGAAGGTTGAAAACTGGCACCAGACCCCATGCATTTTTCTTGAGGCAGGCTCATGTTCTCTTTATCCGGTTAGACCATTCATTTGCAGATCATGGCATTCCCTGGACAAGGGCGCTTGCCTGAAGGCGTATGATCTTAAAAAGAAAAATGCTGAAATCGAGAGTTATCCCCACAGAAATCTTGTTTTTGGAACAATCCGCAAGGGTATGATCAAAGGATGTGCATCCAAAGGCCTCCAGTCAGGGATCATGGTCATCACTAAGGCTGTAAAGGCTATTCTTGAATATGAAGGAGATATGGTTGCAGACTGGCTTGAAGGCAAATATGTTTTCCAGGATTCATTCTTTTTAAAAGAATGA